The DNA segment CTGGTGGAGCTTCCCGCGGAGGCGTGCCGGCTCGTGCGGGGTTAGCGATCTGGAACGGAACAGCTCACGGCGCGCGCCTGCCCCGGAAGCCTTGCAGTGCCCGCAGGTACATGATCTGTCCTGCGTGGTAGACATCGTGGGTTGTCGTCCGGACCACCCGCACCGCGAGCGGTTGAGTCGCCCCGCCCTTGTACCAGACAATCTGTTGGGAGAGCCCCGCATCATCGAGGGCTTGTGCTCGGGTGAGGAACTGGGTAGAAATCTCTAGGAGCGTTCGGCGATCCCTCTCCCAGTCGGCCTCACTCCCGGCCACTTCCTTCCAATCACCGGCGGCCAGCTGCTCCCCATCGGGCGGGTCCCCGTCCCAAGCGTCGAGCACCCCCTGCTTCCAGAGGATGAGGTGGCGGACGATCTGCCAGATGGAATGTCGTTCCGGAGCAGGCCTCCAGGCTGCCTGCGCGGCCGTCAGGCCCTCCAGGGACCCTCTGAGGGGTGGTTGCCATTGCCAGTCCTCATCTTCCAGGGTCGTATGTACATGGTCGACCACGAGCTGCTTGAGCGTAAGTGCAACCTCGTGACTCATCTTCGCCTCCGTGACCGTCACTAACGCCTGCGCCAGGATGACCGACGCGGCGGGAGCCTAGCCGCGCCTACTT comes from the bacterium genome and includes:
- a CDS encoding DinB family protein, translating into MSHEVALTLKQLVVDHVHTTLEDEDWQWQPPLRGSLEGLTAAQAAWRPAPERHSIWQIVRHLILWKQGVLDAWDGDPPDGEQLAAGDWKEVAGSEADWERDRRTLLEISTQFLTRAQALDDAGLSQQIVWYKGGATQPLAVRVVRTTTHDVYHAGQIMYLRALQGFRGRRAP